A section of the Leptospira kobayashii genome encodes:
- a CDS encoding MotA/TolQ/ExbB proton channel family protein gives MFFPFAKSDSIISSVPPETIPIVIIFVSIVGFTIIIERLVFFWKLKPIPQDDLKKIRELVREKKWDEAKDLLSQKTIAPASVVLQLAFDLKRRNVEYLEDDVRQEGFRQISLMEKYLTSLGTIATIAPLLGVLGTVIGIVRSFAEGAGTKGAEVGISEALVTTAMGLGVAIPAYVFYNYFSRSKEERIIELENATDLVLPYVTKQK, from the coding sequence ATGTTCTTTCCTTTCGCTAAATCAGATTCAATTATTTCTTCCGTTCCACCTGAAACGATACCGATTGTAATTATCTTCGTATCTATTGTTGGTTTTACCATTATCATTGAACGACTTGTTTTTTTCTGGAAGTTGAAACCCATCCCTCAGGATGATTTGAAAAAAATCAGAGAACTCGTTCGTGAAAAAAAATGGGACGAGGCAAAAGATCTTCTTTCTCAAAAGACGATTGCTCCCGCTTCCGTAGTATTACAATTAGCCTTCGATTTGAAGCGCAGAAATGTGGAGTATCTGGAGGATGATGTAAGGCAAGAAGGCTTTCGCCAAATCAGTCTTATGGAAAAATACCTTACCAGTCTCGGAACGATCGCTACCATTGCTCCTCTTTTGGGTGTACTTGGAACCGTGATCGGAATTGTTCGGTCTTTCGCAGAAGGTGCAGGAACCAAGGGAGCGGAAGTAGGGATTTCGGAGGCCTTAGTAACGACTGCTATGGGACTCGGAGTCGCGATTCCCGCTTACGTGTTTTACAATTATTTTTCCCGTTCGAAAGAAGAGCGGATTATCGAATTGGAAAATGCAACGGATCTTGTGCTTCCCTACGTAACCAAGCAAAAATAA
- a CDS encoding LIC11213 family lipoprotein, producing the protein MSKLSISSFGIIVLLGCLTACANEKASEKDKDTAIGAALLSQLSRSGSSSSTSTTTGKFPIPTCEVAAPAFSSLATAGFNSTCGSSGCHDGTTKYNTTNYAAVKAYTVPGSPTTSSIYIAQSTGSMAVNTNQSVDKAIYCWILGGSNP; encoded by the coding sequence ATGTCAAAATTATCCATTTCAAGTTTCGGTATTATTGTTTTACTCGGCTGTTTAACCGCTTGTGCAAATGAAAAGGCAAGTGAGAAAGACAAAGACACTGCCATAGGTGCGGCACTGCTTTCCCAATTGTCCCGCTCAGGATCTTCGTCCTCCACAAGCACCACAACCGGCAAATTTCCCATTCCCACATGTGAAGTAGCTGCCCCTGCGTTCTCTTCTTTGGCAACGGCCGGTTTTAATTCCACATGCGGCTCTTCCGGCTGTCATGATGGAACTACCAAATACAATACTACAAATTACGCAGCTGTGAAAGCCTATACGGTTCCCGGTTCTCCCACTACTTCCTCCATCTACATCGCTCAATCCACAGGCTCCATGGCTGTGAACACAAACCAATCCGTAGACAAAGCCATCTACTGTTGGATATTAGGTGGTTCCAATCCTTGA
- the leuD gene encoding 3-isopropylmalate dehydratase small subunit — MKAFTVLNGIAGLLDKANVDTDQIIPKQFLRKIERSGFGKHLFHDWRFLDDAGEKPNPEFVLNLPRYQGATILVTRDNFGCGSSREHAPWALEDYGFRSIIAPSFADIFFSNCFKNGMLPIVLDESKVEEIFQTVSKKEGAKLTVDLEKQLVFTEEGKSYPFEVDSFRKHCLLNGLDDIGLTLQKADKIKKFEESNQKDVPWLYRNVV, encoded by the coding sequence ATGAAAGCATTCACCGTTTTAAATGGAATCGCAGGATTACTGGACAAAGCAAACGTAGATACGGATCAGATCATCCCGAAACAATTTTTAAGAAAAATCGAACGCTCCGGATTCGGTAAACATTTGTTTCATGACTGGAGATTTTTGGACGATGCGGGCGAAAAACCGAATCCTGAATTTGTTTTGAATTTACCCCGTTACCAAGGTGCAACCATTCTTGTTACCCGCGATAATTTCGGATGCGGTTCTTCCCGAGAACATGCTCCTTGGGCTTTGGAGGATTACGGATTCCGTTCAATCATCGCCCCTTCATTTGCGGATATTTTCTTTAGCAATTGTTTTAAAAACGGAATGTTACCGATCGTTTTGGATGAATCCAAGGTAGAGGAGATCTTCCAAACCGTTTCTAAAAAAGAAGGGGCAAAGCTCACTGTCGATTTGGAAAAACAATTGGTATTCACGGAAGAAGGGAAATCGTATCCGTTTGAGGTTGATTCTTTCCGTAAACATTGTTTACTCAACGGTCTGGATGACATCGGGCTCACTCTTCAAAAAGCGGATAAAATTAAAAAATTTGAAGAATCGAATCAAAAAGATGTTCCCTGGCTGTATAGAAACGTAGTATAA
- the recN gene encoding DNA repair protein RecN, with the protein MITHLKIRDFALIESLDLDFQTGLSIFTGESGSGKSLVFDAVTSLLGGRCSTSNIRTGKEKYSLQAIVSLKDHPEAKTYLTEQGFQWEGEEIILTKELLKDGKARVKIGDSLASTTHLRELGKTIAEIHSQNEQLFLLEKSHQLEFLDRFGRLESLKAKVKLSLQNFRHWKEKLTSFEESVLHSKKRREILNYEIGEIESISPKEGEDESLAQEERFLANGEKLSENYRYILEELSDKENSILKVFPSLLHSIEKITQLVPEKMPIREEWEDVYDRLKALKSTLREDEEELFFSPDRLDMVQTRLQELTKLKKKYSSSVADILLQLQEKKAELEKWSLEEDDRDFLVQKHDQSLAELKELVFQLSRSRRNILNSFEEEVQKELQDLGMEGARLQVVLRWEENPDGEVEDGTKSYFLSESGLDQVEFYFSANLGEKPRPLRKVVSGGELSRVMLGLRSVLGKFCPSPPILILDEVDTGLGGEAANALATKLKRLSRNSQILLITHTQQIAASADSHFLLAKYAENGRTFSQAKILNFGERKLELARMIGGKQVTQGVLKAATDLLQKKAV; encoded by the coding sequence ATGATTACACATTTAAAAATTCGCGACTTCGCCTTGATTGAATCCCTGGATTTGGACTTTCAGACAGGGCTTTCTATTTTCACAGGAGAGTCAGGTTCAGGCAAGTCTCTCGTTTTTGATGCGGTAACATCACTCCTCGGAGGGAGGTGTTCCACTTCCAATATTCGAACCGGAAAAGAGAAATACTCCCTCCAAGCGATTGTTTCGTTAAAGGATCACCCCGAGGCAAAAACATATCTCACGGAACAGGGATTTCAATGGGAAGGAGAAGAAATTATACTCACCAAAGAGTTGTTAAAAGACGGAAAGGCAAGAGTCAAAATAGGAGACTCTCTCGCTTCTACGACTCATTTGCGGGAACTGGGAAAGACGATTGCGGAAATTCACAGCCAGAATGAACAGCTTTTCCTTTTGGAAAAATCCCACCAATTGGAGTTTTTGGATCGTTTCGGTCGTTTGGAATCTTTAAAGGCAAAAGTAAAACTTTCCTTGCAAAACTTCCGTCATTGGAAGGAGAAATTGACCAGCTTCGAAGAATCGGTTTTACATTCCAAAAAAAGAAGGGAAATTCTAAATTACGAAATCGGAGAAATCGAATCCATTTCTCCCAAAGAAGGTGAAGATGAGTCTCTCGCCCAAGAAGAAAGATTTCTCGCGAACGGGGAAAAGTTATCGGAAAACTACCGTTATATTTTAGAAGAGTTGTCCGATAAGGAAAATTCGATTCTCAAGGTTTTTCCTTCTCTTCTGCATTCCATAGAAAAGATCACTCAGCTTGTTCCTGAAAAAATGCCCATTCGGGAAGAATGGGAAGATGTATACGATCGTTTGAAAGCGCTTAAGTCCACTCTCAGAGAAGATGAAGAAGAATTATTTTTCAGCCCGGATCGTTTGGATATGGTTCAGACAAGACTACAGGAATTGACCAAACTTAAAAAAAAGTATTCCTCTTCGGTTGCGGATATTCTACTCCAGCTGCAAGAGAAAAAGGCGGAATTGGAAAAATGGTCCTTGGAAGAAGACGATCGGGATTTTTTAGTCCAAAAACACGATCAGTCCCTTGCCGAACTGAAAGAACTTGTATTCCAATTGTCCAGATCCAGACGCAATATTTTGAATTCTTTCGAAGAGGAAGTTCAGAAAGAATTACAGGATCTGGGAATGGAGGGAGCCCGTCTGCAGGTTGTTTTACGATGGGAAGAAAATCCGGACGGGGAAGTGGAAGACGGAACTAAGTCTTATTTCCTATCAGAATCGGGTCTTGACCAAGTGGAATTCTATTTTAGCGCCAATTTGGGAGAAAAACCAAGACCTCTCCGTAAAGTAGTGTCCGGGGGAGAATTGTCCAGGGTGATGCTTGGACTCAGGAGTGTCCTTGGGAAATTCTGTCCCTCTCCTCCGATTTTGATTCTTGATGAGGTGGATACCGGTTTGGGAGGAGAAGCTGCGAATGCTTTGGCCACAAAACTGAAACGATTGTCACGCAATTCACAGATTCTGCTGATCACCCACACACAACAGATCGCTGCGTCTGCGGATTCTCACTTCTTGCTTGCGAAATATGCTGAAAATGGACGCACTTTCAGCCAGGCAAAAATTTTAAATTTTGGGGAACGCAAATTGGAGCTGGCTCGGATGATCGGAGGAAAACAAGTCACTCAAGGAGTTCTCAAAGCCGCAACAGATTTATTACAGAAGAAGGCGGTTTAA
- a CDS encoding DUF5777 family beta-barrel protein, with product MTYFKIFKFNCLSVVSSFLLVFSFPGFADPVPQTHFMGTSLIYMPSTEDIGAKNLVFRFNHRFGSAKPGSDNFLGLDEGANTQLSLDYGITDRWSVGIARTSQFKTYEARTKFRLVSQDWFPFTVSLFGVAGQETSDQSLIFSYYTRSWTGNSTLDNRINGGLNTYELTDQDKRSYMGSLLISRKFTDRISIQASPMYTHRNFAPYNISNSRTGLSIGGRFKITSRVDISFESILTPKRDYFGDNYSVESQKTTIDGITQLTGDQINRGLTTGSVSMNEIILKNLILDKSVEHRFVPLGMGVDIETGGHVFQFFVSNTRALAHTQLLRGADYDYNKKEFSLGFNILRQFSLGEEKEKENW from the coding sequence ATGACCTATTTCAAAATATTCAAATTCAACTGCCTGTCGGTAGTATCCTCTTTCCTTCTTGTATTCTCATTCCCAGGTTTTGCAGACCCTGTGCCACAAACTCATTTTATGGGAACAAGTCTGATCTATATGCCGAGCACGGAAGACATCGGAGCGAAAAATCTGGTATTCCGATTCAATCATAGATTCGGAAGTGCGAAACCCGGGTCCGATAATTTTTTAGGATTGGATGAAGGTGCCAATACGCAACTTTCTTTGGATTACGGAATTACTGACAGATGGAGTGTTGGGATCGCGAGAACTTCGCAATTCAAAACTTACGAAGCAAGAACCAAGTTTCGATTGGTGTCGCAAGATTGGTTTCCTTTTACTGTGAGTCTTTTCGGAGTGGCAGGTCAGGAGACTTCCGATCAATCCCTGATATTCTCGTATTACACCCGTTCCTGGACAGGAAATTCAACTCTTGACAACCGGATCAACGGCGGCCTGAACACTTATGAATTAACGGATCAGGACAAAAGATCATACATGGGGTCTTTACTTATCTCCAGAAAGTTTACGGATAGAATCTCGATCCAAGCTTCTCCTATGTACACTCATAGGAATTTTGCGCCCTATAATATCTCTAACTCGAGAACCGGTCTTTCCATCGGAGGTAGATTCAAAATCACAAGCAGAGTCGATATCAGCTTTGAATCCATTCTCACACCCAAAAGGGATTATTTCGGAGACAATTATTCGGTAGAGTCTCAAAAAACCACAATCGACGGAATCACCCAACTCACAGGAGATCAAATTAACAGAGGTTTAACGACCGGTTCCGTTTCCATGAATGAAATCATTTTAAAAAACCTGATACTGGACAAATCCGTAGAACATAGATTTGTTCCTTTGGGTATGGGGGTGGACATTGAAACGGGAGGCCATGTATTCCAGTTCTTTGTCTCCAATACAAGAGCTTTAGCCCACACTCAGCTTCTCAGGGGTGCGGACTATGATTATAACAAAAAGGAATTTTCTCTAGGGTTTAATATACTGAGACAGTTTTCTCTGGGAGAAGAGAAAGAAAAGGAAAATTGGTAA
- a CDS encoding patatin-like phospholipase family protein: MKDIEGKIHLVSGLPLFRSLQKKELQWVAESVQIVESKRDELLYKKGENNQSLYLILSGSVRIYIPAKGEIKEEELQVLKKGEYFGIHSLLTGEDHSHHAKTLSESRFLVLSQNNFQELIRKIPFLSTTFSKMLTKTLRNELLGSKEYFRNSVVCFIHSSPFAMNFYSTKLAEAIEEESGKKTVILRFNQQTVSDMIKSDALKQYRFKDPDKIKETLGRHYPTHSFIFLEIFPEDPPELIRTLLEESDNIVNLVGKNKPTEENPFDPLKECISEESKSNEVLYHETAIESIIDEGKLEIHIRRKAREFSGVQVGIALGGGAALGLAQVGIMKVFEEEGLALDIISGTSIGAVIGAFWASGLGYKGILPLLNEIDSIFKMLKLVDFSFPGQGLLHGKNVRSLLEKYLGELYFEDLPIKLRLVSCDITNRKEIVLSEGRVLDAVMASISIPGVFVPQPQENGKIYVDGGIVNPLPVSPLKLEGVEKIIAVNSMPSSRDTMKTNKLLNLNVLDIIVNSLYSLQYRIGKYSAQDADVYLNPILENSNWFEFWRNKEFIQLGEQVARDSLSDIKKLYQK; the protein is encoded by the coding sequence ATGAAAGATATCGAAGGCAAAATCCACTTGGTTTCCGGGCTTCCCCTGTTCCGAAGTTTGCAAAAAAAGGAACTTCAATGGGTCGCAGAAAGTGTACAGATCGTAGAATCCAAAAGAGATGAATTACTCTATAAAAAAGGGGAAAACAACCAAAGTCTCTATTTGATTCTTTCCGGGTCCGTCCGGATTTATATCCCTGCGAAGGGAGAGATCAAGGAAGAGGAATTGCAGGTTCTCAAAAAGGGAGAATACTTCGGAATCCACTCTCTCTTAACAGGGGAGGATCATTCCCATCATGCCAAAACATTGTCCGAGTCCAGATTTCTGGTATTATCCCAAAACAACTTTCAGGAACTGATCCGCAAAATCCCTTTCCTTTCCACAACATTTTCCAAAATGCTAACAAAGACTTTGCGAAACGAACTTTTGGGCAGCAAGGAATACTTTCGTAACTCAGTGGTTTGCTTTATCCATTCATCCCCTTTTGCAATGAATTTTTATTCCACCAAATTGGCGGAAGCCATCGAAGAAGAGTCGGGAAAAAAAACAGTCATACTCCGTTTCAACCAACAAACGGTCAGCGATATGATAAAATCGGATGCACTGAAACAATATAGATTCAAAGACCCCGATAAAATCAAAGAAACATTGGGAAGACATTACCCAACTCATTCCTTTATATTTTTGGAAATCTTTCCGGAAGATCCTCCCGAACTCATACGAACCCTTTTGGAAGAATCGGATAATATAGTCAATCTGGTAGGAAAAAACAAACCTACGGAAGAAAATCCTTTCGATCCTTTGAAAGAATGTATTTCCGAAGAATCCAAGTCCAATGAAGTGCTTTATCACGAAACCGCAATCGAATCCATCATTGACGAAGGAAAATTGGAGATTCATATCCGTAGAAAGGCGCGCGAATTTTCGGGAGTCCAAGTGGGGATTGCACTCGGAGGAGGAGCCGCTTTAGGTCTTGCTCAAGTGGGAATTATGAAAGTCTTTGAAGAGGAAGGACTTGCCTTGGATATCATTTCCGGAACCAGTATAGGTGCCGTTATAGGGGCTTTTTGGGCCAGCGGACTCGGTTACAAAGGAATTTTACCTTTGTTAAACGAAATCGACTCTATTTTCAAAATGTTGAAATTGGTGGATTTTTCCTTTCCGGGACAAGGTCTTCTGCATGGAAAGAACGTAAGAAGTTTATTGGAAAAGTATCTGGGAGAACTTTATTTCGAAGACCTTCCGATCAAACTCAGACTTGTTTCCTGCGACATCACAAACAGAAAGGAAATCGTACTTTCCGAAGGAAGAGTACTCGATGCAGTGATGGCCAGTATTTCCATCCCGGGAGTATTTGTTCCCCAGCCTCAGGAAAACGGAAAAATCTATGTGGACGGAGGGATTGTAAATCCCCTTCCTGTTTCTCCATTGAAGTTGGAAGGAGTGGAAAAGATCATTGCCGTCAATTCGATGCCTTCGTCCAGAGATACGATGAAAACAAACAAATTATTGAATTTGAATGTGCTTGATATCATTGTAAATAGTTTGTATTCTCTCCAGTATCGAATCGGCAAATATTCCGCACAAGATGCGGATGTTTACCTCAATCCGATTCTTGAAAATTCGAATTGGTTTGAGTTTTGGAGAAACAAAGAATTCATTCAATTGGGGGAACAAGTAGCCCGGGATTCTCTTTCGGACATTAAAAAACTATACCAGAAGTAA
- the leuC gene encoding 3-isopropylmalate dehydratase large subunit, whose protein sequence is MKTMFEKIWNDHLVDEENGTCIIYIDRHLVHEVTSPQAFENLKLTNRKVRRPDATFATMDHNVSTRSKDWKTADPISVLQMQTLMDNCKENGIALFDTNHPDNGIVHVVAPELGITHPGLTIVCGDSHTATHGAFGALAFGIGTSEVEHVLATQTLVQKKPKTLEIRVDGKLSPLVSAKDIVLAIIGKIGTDGATGYVIEFTGEAIRALSMEGRMTICNMAIEAGARAGLISPDDTTISYLEGRDYSPKGEEWTKAVAKWRSYATDPGAKFDKTVVLNANEIAPMVSWGTSPGQVVPVTAQVPGPNDFTDPIQKKSAESALAYMGLNAGQKISEIQVNKVFIGSCTNSRIEDLRVVANTVKGKKVSSTVEAIIVPGSGRVKRQAEKEGLDRIFLEAGFQWRNPGCSMCLAMNDDVLSPGDRCASTSNRNFEGRQGKGGRTHLVGPAMAAATAIEGHFVDIRDWK, encoded by the coding sequence ATGAAAACGATGTTTGAGAAAATTTGGAACGACCATCTTGTCGATGAGGAGAATGGAACTTGCATTATTTATATAGATCGTCACCTCGTCCATGAAGTCACAAGCCCGCAGGCTTTCGAAAATTTAAAATTAACAAATAGGAAGGTGCGTCGTCCCGATGCGACTTTCGCTACTATGGATCATAATGTTTCCACTCGTTCCAAAGATTGGAAGACGGCAGATCCTATCTCCGTTTTGCAGATGCAAACCTTGATGGACAACTGCAAAGAAAACGGAATCGCTCTTTTTGATACAAATCATCCTGACAACGGAATCGTTCACGTAGTTGCTCCGGAACTAGGGATCACTCACCCCGGTTTAACAATTGTTTGTGGAGATTCCCACACAGCCACTCACGGAGCATTCGGAGCACTTGCTTTCGGAATCGGAACATCCGAGGTGGAACATGTCCTTGCTACCCAAACCTTAGTTCAGAAAAAACCTAAAACTTTGGAGATTCGGGTGGATGGCAAACTTTCTCCGTTGGTCTCTGCAAAAGACATTGTTCTTGCTATCATTGGAAAAATCGGAACCGACGGTGCGACCGGTTATGTAATCGAATTTACGGGAGAGGCAATCCGAGCACTTTCCATGGAAGGTCGTATGACGATCTGCAATATGGCGATTGAAGCGGGAGCCCGCGCAGGACTTATTTCTCCTGATGATACTACTATTTCTTATCTGGAAGGCAGAGACTATTCTCCGAAAGGAGAGGAATGGACCAAAGCGGTCGCCAAATGGAGGTCATACGCTACTGACCCTGGTGCCAAATTCGATAAGACAGTTGTTTTGAATGCAAATGAAATTGCACCGATGGTATCTTGGGGAACTTCTCCTGGACAAGTGGTTCCTGTAACCGCTCAAGTTCCCGGCCCGAATGATTTTACGGATCCGATTCAGAAAAAATCGGCGGAATCGGCGCTCGCCTATATGGGGTTAAATGCAGGTCAGAAAATTTCCGAGATTCAGGTAAATAAAGTATTTATAGGTTCTTGTACCAATTCGCGCATAGAAGATTTGCGGGTGGTTGCGAACACAGTGAAGGGTAAAAAAGTGAGTAGCACTGTAGAAGCGATCATCGTACCCGGCTCCGGTAGAGTGAAACGCCAAGCGGAAAAGGAAGGACTAGACAGGATTTTCCTCGAAGCGGGTTTTCAATGGAGAAATCCGGGATGTTCCATGTGCCTCGCTATGAATGATGATGTACTTTCTCCGGGAGACAGATGTGCCTCCACTTCCAATCGTAACTTCGAAGGAAGACAAGGAAAGGGCGGACGAACCCATCTAGTAGGGCCTGCAATGGCAGCAGCCACTGCGATCGAAGGCCACTTCGTAGATATCAGAGACTGGAAATAA
- a CDS encoding ExbD/TolR family protein, whose product MKFRKKQQSFSNIELAPLIDVISFIVIYFLMNATLEKNTALKVELPRSSSVAKEKVKDELIITVDKQGKVFLDQNTEAVALDSLTEKINGFLGPEKERDPKKNKVIIRGDGGASYQIVVKVIDAVNAAGVSRFNLAMVKGTSK is encoded by the coding sequence ATGAAGTTTCGCAAGAAGCAACAATCATTCAGCAATATCGAACTTGCGCCACTCATTGACGTTATTTCTTTTATTGTTATCTATTTTCTTATGAATGCTACTCTGGAAAAGAATACCGCTTTGAAAGTGGAACTTCCCAGATCTTCCAGTGTAGCCAAGGAAAAAGTAAAAGATGAATTGATCATCACTGTCGATAAACAGGGCAAAGTGTTTTTGGATCAAAATACGGAAGCAGTTGCACTGGATTCTTTAACTGAGAAGATCAACGGATTTTTAGGGCCGGAAAAAGAAAGAGACCCAAAAAAGAATAAAGTAATAATCCGCGGAGATGGCGGTGCTTCTTACCAAATTGTTGTAAAAGTAATAGATGCTGTGAATGCAGCGGGTGTTAGCCGATTTAACTTAGCAATGGTAAAAGGTACTTCAAAATAG
- a CDS encoding PLP-dependent cysteine synthase family protein, with protein sequence MLEPITKGIDDLGNSLLLALNSVQGIFGKELSVANPIKDSILQLVGNTPLIRLNRIGSEYTGIHFYLKAEFLNPTGSAKDRTALAMFIDAERRGKLKKGMSVVLYGAGSSSISFTWIGKLREYPVYCLVPLHTSQERIQILRSYGAEVSVTNESDGARLAELAASKAQKVNGWIPDESANPANPNFHFKTTGPEIWRDLQGKVGAIVSAPGTGGAITGIGRYLKSQNSRLKVVIAGKQNSSFLRYGRAKDKMEQEAISLPAVYDPKLIDEYFNVSPEEALHLQADLYEKEGIFAGLTTGTVIVGALRLSEKIRESVSNERDPFNIVILSPDRD encoded by the coding sequence ATGTTAGAACCGATTACAAAAGGTATCGATGACCTAGGAAACAGCCTTCTACTGGCACTGAATAGTGTACAAGGTATCTTTGGAAAGGAACTTTCCGTTGCCAATCCGATCAAAGACAGCATTTTACAATTGGTTGGCAACACGCCTCTCATTCGTTTGAACCGAATTGGTTCGGAATATACAGGCATTCATTTTTATCTAAAGGCGGAATTTCTAAATCCAACCGGTTCCGCCAAAGACAGAACCGCGCTTGCCATGTTCATTGATGCGGAAAGACGCGGAAAACTGAAAAAGGGAATGTCCGTGGTTTTGTACGGAGCAGGTTCTTCTTCCATCAGCTTTACCTGGATTGGAAAATTAAGAGAGTATCCTGTTTATTGTTTAGTACCTCTTCATACTTCTCAGGAAAGGATTCAGATTTTAAGAAGTTACGGTGCGGAAGTGTCTGTGACAAATGAATCCGATGGGGCCAGACTTGCGGAGCTTGCCGCTTCCAAGGCTCAAAAAGTAAACGGTTGGATTCCTGATGAGTCTGCAAATCCCGCAAATCCCAATTTTCATTTTAAGACTACAGGTCCCGAGATTTGGAGAGATCTGCAAGGGAAAGTGGGAGCGATTGTTTCCGCACCCGGAACCGGCGGAGCCATCACAGGAATCGGAAGGTATTTGAAGTCGCAAAACTCCCGTTTGAAGGTAGTGATTGCAGGAAAACAAAATTCATCCTTTCTGCGTTATGGCAGAGCCAAGGACAAAATGGAACAGGAAGCGATTTCTCTTCCGGCAGTTTACGATCCCAAACTTATCGATGAGTATTTCAATGTATCGCCTGAAGAGGCACTCCATCTTCAAGCGGATCTTTATGAAAAAGAAGGCATTTTTGCAGGACTTACTACAGGTACAGTGATCGTAGGTGCTTTGCGATTGTCCGAAAAAATCAGAGAGTCCGTGAGTAATGAACGGGATCCTTTCAATATAGTCATTCTCTCTCCTGATCGGGATTAA
- a CDS encoding YceI family protein, which produces MKYFFLLSLFFGFIFANEIRSESKRWTVNSGKVYFKSESSLETITGEGMTVSGWVDIKSKQIFIEVNLKDLKTPNRLQTSHLHDNYLETELHPLAIFSGSISEIKEEGEVKATGSLELHGKKKENVSLTGNLQKRSGTFELLSYFTIKLEDYNIKVPQLLIMKINPEIQVKVKLSFISE; this is translated from the coding sequence TTGAAGTATTTCTTTCTTTTATCACTATTTTTCGGATTCATATTTGCAAATGAAATCCGCTCCGAATCCAAACGTTGGACCGTAAATTCCGGAAAAGTTTATTTCAAATCCGAGTCCAGTCTGGAGACAATCACCGGAGAAGGAATGACTGTCTCCGGTTGGGTGGATATCAAGTCGAAACAGATCTTCATAGAAGTCAATCTGAAGGATCTAAAGACACCTAACAGACTACAAACATCACATCTGCATGATAATTATCTGGAAACGGAACTTCATCCTCTCGCTATATTTTCAGGATCAATTTCCGAAATCAAAGAGGAAGGGGAAGTAAAGGCAACCGGCAGTCTCGAACTCCACGGTAAAAAGAAAGAAAATGTTTCACTCACAGGAAATCTTCAAAAACGGTCAGGCACTTTCGAACTACTCTCCTATTTTACAATTAAATTAGAAGATTATAATATAAAAGTGCCGCAGTTGCTCATCATGAAGATCAATCCCGAAATCCAAGTCAAAGTCAAATTAAGTTTCATTTCAGAGTAA
- a CDS encoding FKBP-type peptidyl-prolyl cis-trans isomerase, producing the protein MIKRLIPFLALASITTLFAADDLLIQDTKLGLGKEALRGTTVKVHYTGKLTNGKVFDSSVERGEPFSFDLGSGQVIQGWEKGIVGMKEGGKRKLTIPPKFGYGARAVGPIPANSTLIFDVELIQVK; encoded by the coding sequence ATGATAAAACGACTCATTCCTTTTTTAGCATTAGCATCAATTACAACGCTTTTTGCAGCAGACGACCTACTCATCCAAGATACGAAACTCGGTCTTGGAAAGGAAGCTCTTCGCGGAACAACCGTTAAGGTTCATTACACCGGAAAATTAACCAATGGAAAGGTATTTGATTCTTCCGTTGAGAGGGGAGAACCTTTCTCTTTTGATTTGGGTTCTGGGCAAGTGATCCAAGGTTGGGAAAAGGGAATCGTAGGAATGAAAGAAGGTGGAAAACGCAAATTGACTATCCCACCTAAATTCGGTTATGGTGCAAGAGCGGTCGGGCCCATCCCTGCGAATTCAACTCTGATTTTTGACGTCGAGCTGATCCAAGTAAAATAA